GCTAGAGCCGGATATCCGGCTCTTATTCGTGTAGACGATCTCAAGTCTGGCCTCGCCGCCTGTGGGCGTCAGTGCCAGATCATATTTCAGCGACCGGGTGATGTTGCGATTGACCTTGTTGAAGCCCACATTGCTGTCCACAGCCATCAGGTAGTCGCCTTCCACATCGCGCAGGTCGCCATTCCAGCGATTCCGCTCCGCCATGGCGCGGAGGGCGGGCTCGTGGAAGGCGAGGAGGAGATGCTTCTGCTCAAGACTTCGGTTCAGGCCTAAAAAGAGGGAGGCAAGGAGGAAAGGAGAGGGCTCTTCTTGGAGACGGTTGAGGGACGCTTGAAGGATCGTGTCCATGAAGGCCCGACCTTCTGCATCTGTCCCGTCTTCCATGAGGGTGACAAAGGTCTCTTGTGTCATGACCTGACCTGAGGGGAGAGTTATCGGCCCAAGCGCCCGGAGTATCTCCTGGACGCCCCATTGGTTGAGGCCGATGACGCCGGCGAACTCGCGCGGGCGGTCCATCTGGAAGTAGCGCTCCATGGCGCGAGCGGTCTCTGGAAAGTCGGGGAACCAGCTGGCGTCCCGAAACAACCATGCTCCAGCCCAGATAGTCTCCAGGAGCCCCTGGGGAGGCAATGGGGGAGCAGTGGTGATGGCGTCAACATCCAGGGTATCCCAGAACGTGAGCTCCGTCATGACGCCTTGATCAAAAGTGACGATCCAGGCGCCGGGGATGAAGCCGCCAGTGGCGCGAAGCTCATCGCTGTTGTGGGCGACGATGAGATAGGTGCGCGGCGTGGAAAAGCCGAGGAAGGATTGCCAGGACTCGGCCGCCGCCAGGGACATGCGGACCAACGTTTGAAGATGTTTTGTGACTTCTTCGGAGAGAGCCACCCTTTTCTGAGCGCCTGAGCCAAGATCAGAGTGGCTGAGACGATCCTGTATCTTTGCAGCAGCATCAAGGGTCTGCAAGGCTTTGCGCAGAGATGGAGTTTCATTGGTCAGGGCCAATAAGACATCCTCATTTATGTGCCTATCTCGGAGTAGGCTGGCCACGCTGCTGCGAGATCCAGAGTCTACCACGTTATCGAAGCGAGCGAGAAGATCCTGGGAGGTCTGGACAATATCTGTGCCTAAGTGAAGCATCGTTATGCTCGCTTTGAGGTCGCCGCCAATCCCAGGAAGCCAAGTAACGAGTGGGGCGACTCTGATAAATGGGCTGAGTGTCCTTTTGGCGCCCAGAAGCTCATTGCTGAGAGTCGAAAGATGTTGCCTGCCTAAATCAAGATTCTCCACGGAGCCCGAGTCGATGTCTTGCCACAGAGCTCGAAGGTTTTGAATAGTTGTCTCAGCAGATCGCGCTTGATGCATGCCTTTGTTAATGCGCAAAGCGCTCCAGGCAGAGACGTATAGCAGGACAAGGATTATAACAATGAGCG
This region of Chloroflexota bacterium genomic DNA includes:
- a CDS encoding DUF4012 domain-containing protein, whose product is MLISFHRYPIRTTLIVIILVLLYVSAWSALRINKGMHQARSAETTIQNLRALWQDIDSGSVENLDLGRQHLSTLSNELLGAKRTLSPFIRVAPLVTWLPGIGGDLKASITMLHLGTDIVQTSQDLLARFDNVVDSGSRSSVASLLRDRHINEDVLLALTNETPSLRKALQTLDAAAKIQDRLSHSDLGSGAQKRVALSEEVTKHLQTLVRMSLAAAESWQSFLGFSTPRTYLIVAHNSDELRATGGFIPGAWIVTFDQGVMTELTFWDTLDVDAITTAPPLPPQGLLETIWAGAWLFRDASWFPDFPETARAMERYFQMDRPREFAGVIGLNQWGVQEILRALGPITLPSGQVMTQETFVTLMEDGTDAEGRAFMDTILQASLNRLQEEPSPFLLASLFLGLNRSLEQKHLLLAFHEPALRAMAERNRWNGDLRDVEGDYLMAVDSNVGFNKVNRNITRSLKYDLALTPTGGEARLEIVYTNKSRISGSSGCAVQSGPVPVESYAILKNACYWNFLRVYVPIGSSLAGASPFPMPQGALYRRVGYNDIEETSRTYQENDKQVYAGFFTVPEGQTRSVAFHYSIPKSAMLVQGNLLTYRLTIQKQPGLQAEPVTIAVSLPDGYRLRSSSATPISQEDRTLLYSFSLDTDKELTVVLQRG